TTGTTACGGCTAGTTGTACATTGGCAACGCTTCATGGACAAGAATTTGTTCAACAAATGCTAAGAGGTTATAGTTTGCAAGACGGCATTGATAAGCCAGTTGAGATTGTGAGAAACCATTATTTAGGTAAAGCGGGGAATGCATTAATTTCAGCGTTGAAAGATTTGTATAAACAATATGGTACTTATATTGACATGAAGTAAATTTAA
This genomic window from Sporosarcina sp. Marseille-Q4063 contains:
- a CDS encoding DUF3870 domain-containing protein, encoding MNTIFIAGHARLPSGMAAQNMYETLTITAEIDKNYGVIVTASCTLATLHGQEFVQQMLRGYSLQDGIDKPVEIVRNHYLGKAGNALISALKDLYKQYGTYIDMK